In Hyla sarda isolate aHylSar1 chromosome 9, aHylSar1.hap1, whole genome shotgun sequence, the following proteins share a genomic window:
- the LOC130291238 gene encoding uncharacterized protein LOC130291238 isoform X1 produces MPNEGKMASVQEKWACGLSLILIAPYGRNGNRLGAPILPIHNINTQLDITLILLTTCSLLINTGTTNSAPLPGTSPVTGSTGMTRAGYLWWPTRDNPTRVHRLVPIPGILHVTLCYEKPTRRLQCHHRESLPETKWRPTSPILQRACAENEASGLHGYSARDCSCGFVVIRHFRLPHGIASCVGGRRAMPCCANRKPSAG; encoded by the exons atgccgaatgaaggtaaaatggcgtccgtgcaagag AAGTGGGCCTGTGGTCTCTCACTCATTCTCATCGCTCCCTATGGCAGAAACGGCAATAGACTAGGGGCacccatccttcccatccacaacATCAACACCCAGCTTGACATCACACTAATACTCCTGACCACTTGCAGCCTCCTCATAAATACTGGGACTACCAACTCTGCACCCTTGCCAGGTACTTCTCCAGTGACGGGCAGCACTGGGATGACCCGGGCAGGCTACCTCTGGTGGCCGACCAGGGACAATCCTACAAGGGTACACAGGTTAGTTCCGATACCCGGGATTCTCCACGTGACCCTGTGCTATGAAAAACCTACCAGGAGATTGCAGTGCCACCATCGAGAGTCTCTCCCTGAAACAAAATGGCGTCCTACCTCTCCAATACTCCAACGAGCATGCGCGGAGAACGAAGCCAGTGGGCTCCATGGATACTCTGCACGTGACTGTTCATGTGGTTTTGTTGTCATACGTCACTTCCGGCTACCTCACGGGATTGCCTCGTGTGTCGGGGGAAGGCGCGCAATGCCCTGTTGCGCAAACAGGAAGCCATCTGCCGGGTGA
- the LOC130291238 gene encoding uncharacterized protein LOC130291238 isoform X2, translating to MKKWACGLSLILIAPYGRNGNRLGAPILPIHNINTQLDITLILLTTCSLLINTGTTNSAPLPGTSPVTGSTGMTRAGYLWWPTRDNPTRVHRLVPIPGILHVTLCYEKPTRRLQCHHRESLPETKWRPTSPILQRACAENEASGLHGYSARDCSCGFVVIRHFRLPHGIASCVGGRRAMPCCANRKPSAG from the exons atgaag AAGTGGGCCTGTGGTCTCTCACTCATTCTCATCGCTCCCTATGGCAGAAACGGCAATAGACTAGGGGCacccatccttcccatccacaacATCAACACCCAGCTTGACATCACACTAATACTCCTGACCACTTGCAGCCTCCTCATAAATACTGGGACTACCAACTCTGCACCCTTGCCAGGTACTTCTCCAGTGACGGGCAGCACTGGGATGACCCGGGCAGGCTACCTCTGGTGGCCGACCAGGGACAATCCTACAAGGGTACACAGGTTAGTTCCGATACCCGGGATTCTCCACGTGACCCTGTGCTATGAAAAACCTACCAGGAGATTGCAGTGCCACCATCGAGAGTCTCTCCCTGAAACAAAATGGCGTCCTACCTCTCCAATACTCCAACGAGCATGCGCGGAGAACGAAGCCAGTGGGCTCCATGGATACTCTGCACGTGACTGTTCATGTGGTTTTGTTGTCATACGTCACTTCCGGCTACCTCACGGGATTGCCTCGTGTGTCGGGGGAAGGCGCGCAATGCCCTGTTGCGCAAACAGGAAGCCATCTGCCGGGTGA